The following proteins come from a genomic window of Streptomyces sp. NBC_01716:
- a CDS encoding deoxyguanosinetriphosphate triphosphohydrolase — MEGITAPHDDSDYDPADTERFSAEPDKRPGRTAFQRDRARVLHSSALRRLAGKTQVVTPGSQSQEWDASPRTRLTHSLECAQVGRELGAALGCDPDLVETACLSHDMGHPPFGHNGEQVLNDFAKDCGGFEGNAQSLRLLTRIEPKRFVRADSVSAAITPGLTAPRAEAAVEAAAEADGGARLVSVGLNLTRAVLDAATKYPWPQGAHPTDPGSVKFGVYEDDLPVFEWARRGAPPNRTCFEAQVMDWSDDVAYSVHDFEDGLHADHVDPRMLLSEPEREEIWAVAIGRYVPGGTDPRQLADALDRLMVQEWWPHGYDGTAVAQARLKDATSQLIGRFCLAAESATRAEYGTGPLTRYGASLVVPREARDECAVLKAVAHRYVMQRADQESLRADQRVVLAELARTLTASAPDGLDPQFRALFDAAPDDRARKRVIVDQIASLTDAAARTLHTALTGRT, encoded by the coding sequence ATGGAAGGCATCACCGCACCTCACGACGACAGCGACTACGACCCGGCGGACACCGAGCGTTTCTCGGCCGAACCCGACAAGCGCCCCGGCCGCACCGCCTTCCAGCGCGACCGTGCGCGCGTCCTGCACTCCTCGGCCCTTCGCAGGCTCGCCGGCAAGACCCAGGTCGTGACGCCCGGCTCACAGAGCCAGGAGTGGGACGCCAGCCCGCGCACCCGGCTGACCCACTCCCTGGAGTGCGCCCAGGTCGGCCGCGAACTCGGCGCCGCGCTCGGCTGCGACCCGGACCTCGTGGAGACGGCGTGTCTCTCGCACGACATGGGCCATCCGCCGTTCGGCCACAACGGTGAACAGGTGCTCAACGACTTCGCCAAGGACTGCGGCGGCTTCGAGGGCAACGCCCAGTCGCTGCGGCTGCTCACCCGCATCGAGCCGAAGCGTTTCGTGCGCGCCGACTCCGTGTCCGCGGCGATCACCCCGGGGCTCACCGCGCCGCGCGCCGAGGCGGCCGTCGAGGCGGCGGCCGAGGCCGACGGCGGCGCCCGTCTCGTCAGCGTCGGCCTCAACCTCACCCGCGCGGTCCTCGACGCCGCGACGAAGTACCCCTGGCCGCAGGGCGCCCACCCCACCGACCCCGGCTCGGTGAAGTTCGGTGTGTACGAGGACGACCTGCCGGTCTTCGAATGGGCCAGACGCGGCGCCCCGCCGAACCGCACCTGCTTCGAGGCACAGGTGATGGACTGGTCCGACGACGTCGCCTACTCGGTGCACGACTTCGAGGACGGCCTGCACGCCGACCATGTGGACCCGAGGATGCTGCTCTCCGAGCCCGAGCGCGAGGAGATCTGGGCGGTCGCGATCGGCCGCTACGTACCCGGCGGCACCGACCCTCGGCAGCTGGCCGACGCACTGGACCGGCTCATGGTCCAGGAGTGGTGGCCGCACGGCTACGACGGAACGGCCGTCGCCCAGGCCAGGCTCAAGGACGCCACCAGCCAGCTCATCGGCCGGTTCTGTCTCGCGGCCGAGAGCGCCACCCGGGCGGAGTACGGCACCGGGCCGCTCACCCGCTACGGTGCCTCGCTGGTCGTCCCGCGCGAGGCGCGCGACGAGTGCGCCGTACTGAAAGCCGTCGCCCACCGCTATGTGATGCAGCGCGCCGACCAGGAATCGCTCCGCGCGGACCAGCGCGTCGTCCTCGCCGAACTCGCCCGGACGCTGACGGCAAGTGCGCCCGACGGTCTCGACCCGCAGTTCCGCGCGCTCTTCGACGCGGCGCCCGACGACCGCGCCCGCAAGCGGGTGATCGTCGACCAGATCGCCTCTCTCACGGATGCGGCGGCGCGCACCCTCCACACGGCGCTCACCGGACGCACCTGA
- the dnaG gene encoding DNA primase: protein MAGRINDDDVKVVRDAVPIDTVVSEYLQLRPAGGGNLKGLCPFHDEKSPSFQVSPSKGLFHCFGCQEGGDTIAFVMKIDHLSFSETVERLAGKAGITLRYEEGGYNPTHQRGERIRLVEAHKAAAGFYVEQLAGEEAAIGRKFLAERGFDQAAAEHFGIGYSPVGWDHLTRFLRGKGFTDKELLLAGLSQDGRRGPIDRFRGRLMWPIRDISGEVVGFGARKLRDDDNGPKYLNTPDTAIYKKSQVLYGVDLAKKDIAKASRAVVVEGYTDVMACHLAGITTAIATCGTAFGTDHIKILRRLLMDNGSARVIFTFDGDAAGQKAALRAFEDDQKFAAETYIAIAPDGMDPCELRLSKGDAAVQDLVEPRTPLFEFAIRQIVARYDLETPAGRASALDEAGPIVARIKNGASQHEVAVQLAGILGILDTQFVVKRVAQMARWARDRGGRGPAGPASDRGGRGGPPSAYDSGRPPAASGPALNLRSPAHRTERELLKLALQRPELVSPAFDAYGVDEFTAPPYAAVRRAVEDAGGAEQGIESAPEYLARVREAAPNDAVRALVTELAVEVFHGKSIDEAYAGEQLVRVRLRAVDLRIHDVTGSLARLGTGADAERHQAVQNELWVLQQYRQSLRNSGAAAL from the coding sequence GTGGCAGGCAGGATCAATGACGACGACGTGAAGGTGGTTCGGGACGCGGTCCCGATCGACACCGTCGTGTCCGAGTATCTGCAACTGCGCCCGGCCGGCGGAGGCAATCTCAAAGGTCTCTGCCCCTTCCACGACGAGAAGTCCCCGTCCTTCCAGGTCAGTCCGAGCAAGGGTCTCTTCCACTGCTTCGGCTGCCAGGAGGGCGGGGACACCATCGCCTTCGTGATGAAGATCGACCATCTCTCCTTCTCCGAGACGGTCGAGCGCCTCGCCGGCAAGGCGGGCATCACGCTGCGGTACGAGGAGGGTGGGTACAACCCCACCCACCAGCGGGGCGAGCGCATCAGGCTGGTGGAGGCGCACAAGGCGGCCGCCGGGTTCTACGTGGAACAGCTCGCCGGTGAAGAGGCCGCGATCGGCCGGAAGTTCCTTGCCGAGCGGGGCTTCGACCAGGCGGCGGCCGAGCATTTCGGGATCGGCTACAGCCCGGTCGGCTGGGACCATCTGACCCGTTTCCTGCGCGGCAAGGGCTTCACCGACAAGGAACTGCTGCTCGCCGGGCTCTCACAGGACGGCCGCCGGGGTCCGATCGACCGGTTCCGGGGCCGGCTGATGTGGCCGATCCGCGACATCTCGGGCGAGGTCGTCGGCTTTGGCGCGCGCAAGCTGCGCGACGACGACAACGGGCCGAAGTATCTGAACACCCCCGACACCGCGATCTACAAGAAATCGCAGGTGCTGTACGGGGTGGACCTGGCCAAGAAGGACATCGCCAAGGCCAGCCGGGCGGTGGTGGTCGAGGGCTACACGGACGTGATGGCCTGCCATCTGGCGGGGATCACCACCGCCATCGCCACCTGCGGCACGGCCTTCGGCACCGACCACATCAAGATCCTGCGCCGGCTGCTGATGGACAACGGCAGCGCGCGGGTGATCTTCACCTTCGACGGTGACGCGGCGGGCCAGAAGGCCGCGCTGCGTGCCTTCGAGGACGACCAGAAGTTCGCCGCCGAGACGTACATCGCGATCGCGCCCGACGGCATGGACCCGTGCGAACTGCGCCTCAGCAAGGGCGACGCGGCGGTCCAGGACCTGGTGGAACCGCGCACGCCGCTCTTCGAGTTCGCGATCCGCCAGATCGTGGCGCGGTACGACCTGGAGACCCCGGCGGGCCGCGCGTCCGCGCTGGACGAGGCGGGCCCGATCGTGGCCCGGATCAAGAACGGCGCGTCGCAGCACGAGGTCGCCGTCCAGCTCGCCGGGATCCTCGGCATCCTCGACACCCAGTTCGTGGTCAAGCGCGTGGCGCAGATGGCCCGTTGGGCGCGGGACCGGGGCGGACGCGGTCCGGCGGGACCGGCGTCCGACCGTGGCGGTCGCGGCGGTCCGCCTTCCGCGTACGACTCCGGCCGGCCCCCGGCCGCCTCCGGGCCCGCGCTCAACCTCCGCAGCCCCGCCCACCGCACCGAGCGCGAGCTGCTCAAACTCGCCCTCCAGCGCCCCGAGTTGGTCTCCCCGGCCTTCGACGCGTACGGCGTGGACGAGTTCACCGCCCCGCCGTACGCGGCGGTCCGCCGGGCGGTCGAGGACGCGGGCGGCGCCGAGCAGGGCATCGAATCGGCGCCGGAGTATCTGGCCAGGGTCCGCGAGGCCGCGCCGAACGACGCGGTGCGCGCCCTGGTCACGGAGCTGGCGGTGGAGGTCTTCCACGGCAAGTCGATCGACGAGGCGTACGCGGGGGAGCAGCTCGTACGGGTCCGGCTGCGCGCTGTCGACCTCCGCATCCACGATGTGACGGGCAGCCTGGCCCGCCTGGGCACCGGCGCGGACGCCGAGCGCCACCAAGCGGTGCAGAACGAGCTGTGGGTGCTCCAGCAGTACCGCCAGTCGCTGCGCAACAGCGGCGCGGCTGCGCTCTGA
- a CDS encoding NAD(P)/FAD-dependent oxidoreductase, whose amino-acid sequence MVDAHRTFVIVGGGLAGAKAAETLRSEGFTGRVIIIGDEGDHPYERPPLSKGFLTGKEERDSVFVHEPAWYARHRVELHLGQTVTEIDRDTRCVHLGDGTSVRYDKLLLTTGSEPRRLDIPGTGLAGVHHLRRLAHADRLRQVLTTLGRDNGHLVIAGAGWIGLEVASAARGYGTEVTVVEPHPTPLHQVIGPEIGQLFTELHSEHGVRFHFGARLTEIVGQDGMVLSVRTHDGEEHMAHAVLAAIGAAPRTGLAEAAGLDLVGREHGGGIAVDLGLRTSDPDIYAAGDVASFPFSLPGTELPTDRLRVEHWANALNGGPAAARSMLGRDETYDRLPYFFSDQYDLGLEYSGWAPPGSYDQVVVRGDAGKREFIAFWLKDRRVLAGMNVNVWDVTGDIQRIIRSGARQDPDALADPAVPLESFAAEPPADRA is encoded by the coding sequence GTGGTCGACGCACATCGGACTTTCGTCATCGTCGGCGGTGGGCTGGCCGGGGCGAAGGCCGCGGAAACCCTCCGTTCCGAAGGATTCACCGGCCGAGTGATCATCATCGGGGACGAGGGAGACCACCCCTACGAACGCCCCCCGCTGTCGAAGGGCTTCCTGACCGGCAAGGAGGAGCGCGACAGCGTCTTCGTCCACGAACCCGCCTGGTACGCCCGGCACCGCGTGGAGCTCCACCTCGGCCAGACAGTGACCGAGATCGACCGTGACACCCGCTGCGTCCACCTCGGCGACGGCACCTCCGTGCGCTACGACAAGCTGCTCCTCACCACCGGCTCCGAACCCCGCCGCCTCGACATTCCCGGCACCGGCCTCGCGGGCGTCCACCATCTGCGCCGGCTCGCGCACGCCGACCGGCTGCGCCAGGTCCTCACCACCCTCGGCCGCGACAACGGCCATCTGGTCATCGCCGGCGCCGGCTGGATCGGTCTGGAGGTCGCCTCCGCCGCCCGCGGGTACGGCACCGAGGTCACCGTCGTCGAGCCGCACCCCACGCCGCTGCACCAGGTCATCGGCCCGGAGATCGGACAGCTCTTCACCGAACTGCACAGCGAGCACGGCGTACGGTTCCACTTCGGCGCCCGGCTCACCGAGATCGTCGGCCAGGACGGCATGGTCCTCTCCGTCCGTACGCACGACGGCGAGGAGCACATGGCGCACGCCGTGCTCGCCGCGATCGGCGCCGCGCCCCGTACGGGTCTCGCCGAGGCGGCCGGTCTCGACCTCGTGGGCCGCGAGCACGGCGGCGGCATCGCCGTCGACCTGGGCCTGCGCACCTCCGACCCGGACATCTACGCCGCGGGCGACGTGGCCTCCTTCCCGTTCTCGCTGCCCGGCACCGAGCTGCCGACCGACAGGCTGCGTGTCGAACACTGGGCCAACGCGCTCAACGGCGGCCCGGCCGCGGCCCGCTCGATGCTCGGCCGGGACGAGACGTACGACCGGCTGCCGTACTTCTTCTCCGACCAGTACGACCTGGGCCTGGAGTACTCGGGCTGGGCGCCGCCCGGCAGTTACGACCAGGTGGTGGTGCGCGGCGACGCGGGAAAGCGGGAGTTCATCGCCTTCTGGCTCAAGGACCGCCGGGTGCTCGCGGGGATGAACGTCAACGTGTGGGACGTCACCGGCGACATCCAGCGGATCATCCGCTCCGGTGCCCGGCAGGATCCCGACGCCCTCGCAGACCCGGCGGTGCCGCTGGAAAGCTTCGCGGCTGAGCCGCCGGCGGACCGGGCGTAA
- a CDS encoding SanA/YdcF family protein — protein sequence MPRPRWEPLTRLREVRLRRVRLSKVRLPAVRLPRTRRARRLTVQAVMLGCVIALAPSTWMYATADAHVRTVADVPAHDVAVVFGAGLRGDAPAPYLAHRLDTAVELYESGKVKVVLVTGDNSREEYDEPDAMRTYLTARGVPDGRIVSDYAGFDTWDSCVRAKKIFGVERAVLVTQGFHVRRAVALCRAAGVDSYGVGVAERHNVTWYYGGVRELAAAGKAALDALTRPDPHFLGPVETGVSEALADGGRP from the coding sequence ATGCCACGACCGCGGTGGGAGCCGTTGACGCGCCTGCGCGAGGTGCGCCTGCGCAGGGTGCGGCTGAGCAAGGTGCGGCTGCCCGCCGTGCGGCTGCCGAGGACGCGGCGCGCGCGGCGGCTCACGGTGCAGGCCGTCATGCTCGGGTGTGTCATCGCGCTGGCGCCCTCCACCTGGATGTACGCGACGGCCGACGCCCATGTCCGTACCGTCGCCGACGTACCGGCGCACGATGTCGCAGTCGTGTTCGGGGCGGGGCTGCGCGGCGACGCCCCGGCGCCGTATCTGGCGCACCGGCTCGACACGGCGGTCGAGCTGTACGAGAGCGGCAAGGTGAAGGTGGTGCTGGTCACCGGCGACAACAGCCGGGAGGAGTACGACGAGCCGGACGCCATGCGGACGTATCTGACGGCACGTGGGGTCCCGGACGGCCGGATAGTCAGCGACTACGCGGGTTTCGACACCTGGGACTCCTGCGTCCGGGCGAAGAAGATCTTCGGGGTTGAGCGGGCGGTGCTGGTGACGCAGGGCTTCCATGTACGGCGCGCGGTCGCGCTCTGCCGGGCGGCGGGCGTCGATTCGTACGGTGTCGGCGTGGCCGAGCGGCACAACGTGACCTGGTACTACGGCGGGGTCCGGGAGTTGGCGGCGGCGGGGAAGGCGGCGCTGGACGCGCTGACGCGGCCCGATCCGCACTTCCTCGGCCCGGTCGAGACGGGTGTCAGCGAGGCGCTGGCGGACGGCGGCCGGCCGTGA